One Citrus sinensis cultivar Valencia sweet orange chromosome 5, DVS_A1.0, whole genome shotgun sequence genomic window, AGCGTGCTAAGGAGATTGAAAGTAAAGAGAATGAGCTGGTTTTGGttgaaaaaaagattaaagattgtaattttgagCTTGCATgcaaggaaaaagaattggGTCTGGTTCGAAAGCGGAATGGAGTTTGTAATAGTGAGCTTCAATCGAAAGAGGATGAACTAAATTTGGTGAAAAATTCGGCTGAGAAGTGGCCGAAGAGGCTTAATTTGAAGAAGGAAGAACAGAAGCGGTTAGAATCGTTGGACGGGTTGATTAAAGATCGTTCGGAGCATATTGAGTTGAAAGAAAGGCAATTGAGGGAAAGTGAGAAAGAGCTTGTGTTGAGGAAGGAACAAAAAGCTTCGATTCGGGCAATGATTGAGGCTTGTACAGAAAAGCTTGAAGCTATAGAGGAGTCATATGATGCTGCTAAGGCAAAACTTGAAtctgaaaagaaagaattggAGCTGACCCAAACTTTTATGAAAGACCTCTTGGTGAAGCGTAGTTTACATGAGGACAATTTACAGTCACTCCAGAGTACTATCAGATTGCGAGAAAATGAACTTGAATGCAAAGAGAAGGAGCTTGAACTGAAAGAAAGGGAGTTCTGCAGAATACAAGAACGCATTGAAGAATCCTCTCAGGAACTTTTATTAAAGGAGAATCAGTTGAAATCTGTCCTAGCTTGCATTGAAGACTGCAGCAAGGAGGACCAAGTGAAAGAAAAGGAGTTAATTTCAGTTGGAAAATCAATTGTGAAATGGTCAGAGGAAATTGAACTAAAGAAGAAGCAACTTTCTAAGGGGCAGGAAACAAATGAGCAGCAACTTGATTTGATTCAAACATTGACCACTACATACACCATAGGGCGCGAAGAGAAGGAGATTCACTCAAAAAAGATCTAGAAGACCGAGTGGAAGATCTTGAAATAAAAGACAGACAGTTTGAGGAACATGTAAGGGAGTTTGAATTACGAGAGAGAGAGTTTGATTCTCTCCGAAAAGCAGTTGAAGATTCCAGTAAAAATCTGGAGTTGAGACAGAAAAAATTGTCTGACATCCTCCAGTTGCATCGGAAGAAATCTGCAGGACCTGAAAATTTGACAAGCAGCGGAAGAAATCTGCAGATTCTATTGAATCAGCATTTGCAGAGACATGATGTGATATTTTGTAAAGTTTTCGAAACTATTAGAAGAGCAGCTGACCCTGCATTGTTGGTGTTAGATGCCATGTCAGGATTTTACCCTCATTCAAGGGAGGGATATGTGGGGTTTGATGTGAGCATTATTAGGAGGACTTGTATTCTTTTGATAGAGTAGTTATCAAGTTTAGCACCAAAGATTAATTCTCAAGTACAAGGTGAGGCTTTGAAGGTGGCAGTTGAGTGGAAGAAGAATATGGAGAAGGATTCTTTGGTGGTGTTAGGTTTTTTGCATCTTTTAGCTGCCTATAAATTGGCTTCTGCTTTTGATTGCAATGAACTTGCAAGTCTTCTTGATATTGTTGCTAATCATAGACAGACACCTAAATTACGCCGAAGCCTCGGATTTGCAGATGAAGTACCTGTTACGCATCATGGTATTGCTACTTCAGCCTCTAGGGAGCAACTGCAAATTCAGAATCCTTATAAACGTCCTCGGACAGAAACTTACCTGCTACTACTATAGGCGCCTGGACCCTCAAATTCCATCTTCTGATATCCTAAGCGAGAGTTCTCCAAGTAGGCAATGTGGAACAGCTAAATACACTTCTATCATTTACCTCCTCGTAGTCAATCAGGGTTTCACAGCAAACATGGGTGTCGGGTAAAGTCTTTGTTGCTCTCCATAGATACCAGTGACAGATGCTATCGTAGGGTCTCCAGCTTcttgattttgtaattaaa contains:
- the LOC112497555 gene encoding uncharacterized protein LOC112497555, which encodes MSNQVELRVAELKKETLRRSFDLAHEQLGMFTAQWIEELFDLTMKSLEEQSSSSIDVDMKIRLLEERAKEIESKENELVLVEKKIKDCNFELACKEKELGLVRKRNGVCNSELQSKEDELNLVKNSAEKWPKRLNLKKEEQKRLESLDGLIKDRSEHIELKERQLRESEKELVLRKEQKASIRAMIEACTEKLEAIEESYDAAKAKLESEKKELELTQTFMKDLLVKRSLHEDNLQSLQSTIRLRENELECKEKELELKEREFCRIQERIEESSQELLLKENQLKSVLACIEDCSKEDQVKEKELISVGKSIVKWSEEIELKKKQLSKGQETNEQQLDLIQTLTTTYTIGREEKEIHSKKI